A genome region from Methylobacterium sp. FF17 includes the following:
- the panC gene encoding pantoate--beta-alanine ligase codes for MPHAPLLRFTDVVPLRTEVAGWRRAGARVVLVPTMGALHAGHLALMARARALGQRVVASVFVNPTQFGPHEDFSRYPRDTETDLALLAEAGVDAAYLPEVSGMYPEHFSTRIEVEGLTEGLCGAFRPGHFSGVATVVTKLLNRVQPDLALFGEKDFQQLLVIRRAVRDLDLPVEIQGVPTLRETDGLALSSRNRYLDADERARAPRLHAVLSRIAEGLAAGGNAVPLLAEGHAALTAAGFGPVQYLEVRDAETLAPLERATRPARVLAAAYLGRTRLIDNVPVG; via the coding sequence TTGCCCCACGCCCCCCTCCTCCGATTCACGGACGTGGTCCCCTTGCGGACCGAGGTCGCCGGCTGGCGCCGGGCCGGCGCGCGTGTGGTGCTGGTGCCCACCATGGGCGCCCTCCATGCGGGCCATCTCGCCCTGATGGCGCGGGCGCGCGCCCTCGGGCAGCGGGTGGTGGCGAGCGTCTTCGTCAACCCGACCCAGTTCGGCCCCCACGAGGATTTTTCGCGTTACCCGCGCGACACGGAGACGGACCTCGCCCTGCTCGCGGAGGCCGGCGTCGATGCGGCCTACCTGCCGGAGGTCTCAGGGATGTATCCGGAGCACTTCTCCACCCGGATCGAGGTCGAGGGGCTCACGGAGGGCCTGTGCGGCGCGTTTCGGCCGGGGCACTTCTCGGGTGTCGCCACGGTGGTGACGAAGCTCCTCAACCGGGTCCAGCCGGACCTCGCCCTGTTCGGCGAGAAGGATTTCCAGCAGCTCCTCGTGATCCGTCGCGCGGTGCGCGACCTCGACCTGCCCGTGGAGATCCAGGGCGTGCCGACCCTGCGGGAGACGGACGGACTCGCCCTGTCCTCGCGCAACCGCTACCTGGACGCCGACGAGCGGGCGCGGGCGCCACGCCTCCATGCCGTCCTGTCGCGCATCGCCGAGGGGCTCGCGGCGGGCGGGAACGCGGTCCCGCTCCTCGCCGAGGGGCACGCCGCCCTGACGGCGGCGGGCTTCGGCCCGGTCCAGTACCTCGAGGTCCGCGACGCCGAGACCCTGGCGCCCCTGGAGCGGGCCACGCGGCCCGCCCGGGTGCTGGCGGCGGCCTATCTCGGCCGCACGCGCCTCATCGACA